From Piliocolobus tephrosceles isolate RC106 chromosome 16, ASM277652v3, whole genome shotgun sequence, the proteins below share one genomic window:
- the RTN4RL1 gene encoding reticulon-4 receptor-like 1, with translation MLRKGCCVELLLLLVAAGLPLGGGCPRDCVCYPAPMTVSCQAHNFAAIPAGIPVDSERVFLQNNRIGLLQPGHFSPAMVTLWIYSNNITYIHPSTFEGFVHLEELDLGDNRQLRTLAPETFQGLVKLHALYLYKCGLSALPAGIFGGLHSLQYLYLQDNHIEYLQDDIFVDLVNLSHLFLHGNKLWSLGPGTFRGLVNLDRLLLHENQLQWVHHKAFHDLRRLTTLFLFNNSLSELQGECLAPLGALEFLRLNGNPWDCGCRARSLWEWLQRFRGSSSAVPCLSPGLRHGQDLKLLRAEDFRNCTGPASPHQIKSHTLTTTDRAARKEHHSPHGPTRSKGHPHGHPPGSRSGHRKPGKNCTSHRNRNQISKAGAGKQAPDLPDYAPDYQHKFSFDIMPTARPKRKGKCARRTPIRAPSGVQQASSASSLGASLLAWTLGLAVSLR, from the coding sequence GGTGCTGTGTGgaattgctgctgctgctggtagCCGCGGGGCTGCCCCTGGGTGGCGGCTGCCCACGGGACTGCGTGTGCTACCCGGCGCCCATGACGGTCAGCTGCCAGGCGCACAACTTTGCGGCCATCCCGGCGGGCATCCCCGTGGACAGCGAGCGCGTCTTCCTGCAGAACAACCGCATTGGCCTCCTCCAGCCCGGCCACTTCAGCCCCGCCATGGTCACCCTGTGGATCTACTCGAACAACATCACGTACATCCACCCCAGCACCTTCGAGGGCTTCGTGCACCTGGAGGAGCTGGACCTCGGTGACAACCGGCAGCTGCGGACGCTGGCACCCGAGACCTTCCAGGGCCTGGTGAAGCTTCACGCCCTCTACCTCTACAAGTGTGGGCTCAGCGCCCTACCGGCCGGCATCTTTGGCGGCCTGCACAGCCTGCAGTACCTCTACCTGCAGGACAACCACATCGAGTACCTCCAGGACGACATCTTCGTGGACCTGGTCAACCTCAGCCACCTGTTTCTCCACGGCAACAAGCTGTGGAGCCTGGGCCCGGGCACCTTCCGGGGCCTGGTGAACCTGGACCGTCTGCTGCTGCACGAGAACCAGCTGCAGTGGGTCCACCACAAGGCGTTCCACGACCTCCGCAGGCTGACCACCCTCTTCCTCTTCAACAACAGCCTCTCAGAGCTGCAGGGCGAGTGCCTGGCCCCGCTGGGGGCCCTGGAGTTTCTCCGGCTCAATGGCAACCCCTGGGACTGCGGCTGCCGTGCCCGCTCCCTGTGGGAATGGCTGCAGAGGTTCCGAGGCTCCAGCTCCGCTGTCCCCTGCTTGTCCCCCGGGCTGCGGCACGGCCAGGACCTGAAGCTGCTGAGGGCCGAGGACTTCCGGAACTGCACGGGACCAGCGTCCCCCCACCAGATCAAGTCACACACGCTCACCACCACCGACAGGGCTGCCCGCAAGGAGCACCACTCACCCCACGGCCCCACCAGGAGCAAGGGCCACCCGCATGGCCATCCACCCGGCTCCCGGTCGGGCCACAGGAAGCCGGGCAAGAACTGCACCAGCCACAGGAACCGCAATCAGATCTCTAAGGCAGGCGCCGGGAAACAGGCCCCCGACCTGCCAGACTATGCACCTGACTACCAGCACAAGTTCAGTTTCGACATCATGCCCACGGCCCGGCCCAAGAGGAAGGGCAAGTGTGCCCGCAGGACCCCCATCCGTGCCCCCAGCGGGGTGCAGCAGGCCTCCTCGGCCAGTTCCCTGGGGGCCTCCCTCCTGGCCTGGACACTGGGGCTGGCGGTCTCTCTCCGCTGA